One stretch of Juglans microcarpa x Juglans regia isolate MS1-56 chromosome 3D, Jm3101_v1.0, whole genome shotgun sequence DNA includes these proteins:
- the LOC121256333 gene encoding probable calcium-binding protein CML25 — protein sequence MNFKSLWRRRKKSASSAGASVASSAISANSLPSRSPSLNGKAQIAELEQIFKKLDVNGDGKISSSELGSMMNSLGQTATEEELQKMIREVDADGDGFIDFQEFVELNTEGVDSEEVLENLKDAFSVYDIDGNGLISAEELYKVMKSLNDECSLAECRKMISGVDRNGDGMISFDEFKAMMMNGSRMDLMDR from the coding sequence ATGAATTTCAAATCTCTTTGGCGCCGTAGGAAGAAATCCGCTTCTTCTGCCGGTGCCTCCGTCGCATCATCAGCTATCAGCGCCAACTCGTTACCGTCTCGCTCCCCGTCTCTGAATGGCAAGGCCCAGATCGCGGAGCTGGAGCAAATTTTTAAGAAGCTAGACGTCAACGGTGACGGCAAGATCTCGTCCTCCGAGCTCGGATCCATGATGAACAGCCTGGGACAAACGGCCACCGAGGAGGAGCTTCAGAAAATGATCCGAGAGGTAGACGCCGACGGCGACGGCTTCATCGATTTCCAGGAGTTCGTCGAGCTGAATACAGAGGGCGTCGATTCGGAGGAGGTGTTGGAGAATCTGAAGGACGCGTTCTCGGTCTACGATATCGACGGGAACGGGTTGATATCGGCGGAAGAGCTCTATAAGGTCATGAAGAGCCTGAATGACGAGTGCTCGCTTGCCGAGTGCAGGAAGATGATCAGCGGGGTCGATCGCAACGGCGATGGAATGATCAGTTTCGATGAGTTTAAGGCCATGATGATGAACGGTTCGCGCATGGATTTGATGGACAGATGA